From one Equus asinus isolate D_3611 breed Donkey chromosome 5, EquAss-T2T_v2, whole genome shotgun sequence genomic stretch:
- the ST3GAL6 gene encoding type 2 lactosamine alpha-2,3-sialyltransferase isoform X12, whose translation MNNGPVLGHEEDVGRRTTFRLFYPESVFTDSNHRDPNTTAILTAFKPLDLKWLYDLLMGSKIDTKGFWQKPALDLIYKPYQIRILDPFITRTAAYELLHFPKVFPKNQKRKHPTTGIIAITLAFHICHEVHLAGFKYNFSDLKSPLHYYGNSTMSLMNASSYHNLTAEQLFLKDIIEKNFVINLTQD comes from the exons ATGAATAACGGTCCTGTTTTAGGACATGAAGAGGATGTTGGGAGAAGGACAACCTTCCGACTTTTTTATCCAGAATCTGTTTTTACAGATTCCAATCACAGGGATCCTAACACCACGGCGATTCTCACTGCTTTTAAGCCACTTGATTTAAAGTGGCTGTATGATTTGCTGATGGGTAGCAAAATA gATACTAAGGGGTTTTGGCAGAAACCAGCCTTAGACTTGATCTACAAACCTTATCAAATCAGAATATTAGATCCTTTCATCACCAGAACAGCAGCTTATGAACTGCTTCATTTCCCAAAAGTGTTTCCCAAAAATCAG AAACGCAAACACCCGACGACAGGAATTATTGCCATCACATTGGCATTTCACATATGTCATGAAGTTCATCTTGCTGGTTTCAAATACAACTTTTCTGACCTCAAGAGCCCCTTGCACTACTATGGGAATTCCACCATGTCTTTGATGAATGCG agcaGCTATCACAATTTGACTGCAGAGCAGCTCTTTTTGAAGGACATTATAGAAAAAAACTTTGTAATCAACCTCACTCAAGATTGA